From Nicotiana tabacum cultivar K326 chromosome 20, ASM71507v2, whole genome shotgun sequence, one genomic window encodes:
- the LOC107775847 gene encoding cell division control protein 48 homolog B isoform X1, whose product MESSSGSISYGGEWRAEEAIAGNAEALRILRELITYPLLYSAESRKLGLKWPRGLLLYGPPGTGKTSLVRAVVQECGAHFIVISPHSVHRAHAGESEKILREAFSKASSHAKLGKPSVIFLDEIDALCPRRDSRREQEIRVASQLFMLMDSIKSSSTSVSHVVVVASTNRPDSIDPALRRAGRFDAEIEVTTPTEEERLHILKLYTKKLQLDVSVDLRAIAASCNGYVGADLEALCREAAMSAVRKCADSNLDEGSYSISMEDWKHARSVVGPSITRGVTVEIPNVSWEDIGGLKDIKKRLQQAVEWPLKHSETFERLGVSPFRGILLHGPPGCSKTTLAKAAAHAAQASFFSLSGAELYSMYVGEGEALLRNTFRRARLAAPSIIFFDEADVVATKRGGSSSGSSTVGERLLSTLLTEMDGLEQTKGILVLAATNRPHAIDAALMRPGRFDLVLYVPPPDLEARFEILCVHTRDMKLSDDVNLRQIAEDTELFTGAELEGLCREAGIVALRENISATVVCDRHFQIVKRSLKPALTAKEVASYSSFMKNPSRRSADSFETSSKESDKQTKNLLVLASPVTIGIISVVLYIGVRYFLMPTETLSRELRST is encoded by the exons ATGGAAAGTAGCAGCGGGAGCATCAGCTACGGCGGTGAGTGGAGAGCTGAAGAAGCTATTGCCGGCAACGCTGAAGCCCTTCGAATTCTCAGAGAACTCATCACTTATCCTCTCCTTTACTCTGCTGAATCTCGTAAACTTGGCCTAAAG tgGCCACGAGGATTGTTGCTATATGGACCTCCTGGAACTGGCAAG ACAAGCTTAGTTCGGGCAGTTGTTCAAGAATGTGGCGCCCATTTTATCGTAATAAG TCCTCATTCAGTTCACAGGGCTCATGCTGGTGAAAGCGAGAAGATTTTGCGGGAGGCATTTTCAAAAGCATCATCTCATGCAAAATTAGGCAAGCCATCAGTCATCTTTTTAGATGAAATAGATGCTCTTTGTCCTCGCCGGGATTCTAG AAGGGAGCAAGAAATTCGTGTAGCCTCGCAGCTCTTTATGTTGATGGATTCAATTAAATCATCATCAACATCTGTATCACATGTTGTGGTGGTAGCATCAACCAATAG GCCAGATTCTATTGATCCAGCTTTAAGAAGGGCGGGACGTTTTGATGCTGAAATTGAAGTAACAACGCCTACTGAGGAAGAGCGGTTGCATATTCTCAAG CTTTATACAAAAAAGCTTCAATTGGATGTGAGTGTCGACCTTCGAGCCATTGCTGCATCTTGTAATGGTTATGTTGGGGCAGATTTAGAGGCTTTGTGTCGTGAAGCTGCAATGTCTGCAGTAAGAAAGTGCGCTGATTCAAATCTGGACGAAGGCTCTTACAGCATTAGTATGGAAGATTGGAAGCATGCAAGATCAGTGGTTGGTCCTAGTATAACTAGGGGTGTTACTGTTGAAATCCCCAATGTTTCTTGGGAAGATATTGGAGGGTTGAAAGACATAAAG AAAAGGCTTCAGCAAGCTGTTGAATGGCCTTTAAAACACTCTGAAACATTTGAACGGCTGGGAGTATCACCTTTCCGTGGAATCCTTCTTCATGGACCACCAGGTTGCTCGAAAACGACCCTTGCTAAAGCTGCTGCTCATGCTGCCCAAGCTTCATTCTTTTCCTTGAG TGGTGCAGAGCTGTACTCTATGTATGTTGGTGAGGGTGAAGCTTTACTGCGCAATACTTTCCGAAGAGCTCGCCTTGCAGCACCAAGTATAATATTCTTTGATGAGGCGGATGTAGTTGCAACCAAAAG AGGAGGAAGTTCAAGTGGAAGCAGTACAGTTGGAGAGAGACTTCTATCCACCCTCCTAACTGAAATGGATGGTTTAGAGCAGACTAAA GGAATTCTTGTTTTGGCTGCCACAAATCGCCCCCACGCAATTGATGCTGCACTGATGCGACCTGGAAGATTTGATCTT GTTCTTTATGTCCCCCCTCCTGATTTGGAAGCTCGATTTGAGATTCTTTGTGTTCATACGCGAGATATGAAATTAAGTGATGATGTTAATCTCAGGCAAATTGCAGAAGACACAGAGCTCTTCACTGGAGCTGAGCTGGAAGGGCTATGCAGAGAAGCTGGAATAGTTGCTCTGAGAGAAAACATATCAGCTACAGTTGTGTGTGATCGACACTTCCAAATAGTCAAGAGGTCGCTAAAGCCAGCACTTACCGCAAAAGAGGTTGCTTCGTATTCTTCCTTTATGAAGAATCCGTCTAGGAGGTCCGCAGATTCATTTGAAACCAGCTCCAAAGAGAGTGACAAGCAAACCAAGAACTTATTAGTTTTGGCCAGTCCTGTTACAATCGGTATCATTAGTGTTGTACTGTACATTGGTGTGAGATACTTTCTAATGCCTACTGAAACATTGTCGAGGGAACTAAGGAGTACATAG
- the LOC107775847 gene encoding cell division control protein 48 homolog B isoform X2, protein MDLLELASPHSVHRAHAGESEKILREAFSKASSHAKLGKPSVIFLDEIDALCPRRDSRREQEIRVASQLFMLMDSIKSSSTSVSHVVVVASTNRPDSIDPALRRAGRFDAEIEVTTPTEEERLHILKLYTKKLQLDVSVDLRAIAASCNGYVGADLEALCREAAMSAVRKCADSNLDEGSYSISMEDWKHARSVVGPSITRGVTVEIPNVSWEDIGGLKDIKKRLQQAVEWPLKHSETFERLGVSPFRGILLHGPPGCSKTTLAKAAAHAAQASFFSLSGAELYSMYVGEGEALLRNTFRRARLAAPSIIFFDEADVVATKRGGSSSGSSTVGERLLSTLLTEMDGLEQTKGILVLAATNRPHAIDAALMRPGRFDLVLYVPPPDLEARFEILCVHTRDMKLSDDVNLRQIAEDTELFTGAELEGLCREAGIVALRENISATVVCDRHFQIVKRSLKPALTAKEVASYSSFMKNPSRRSADSFETSSKESDKQTKNLLVLASPVTIGIISVVLYIGVRYFLMPTETLSRELRST, encoded by the exons ATGGACCTCCTGGAACTGGCAAG TCCTCATTCAGTTCACAGGGCTCATGCTGGTGAAAGCGAGAAGATTTTGCGGGAGGCATTTTCAAAAGCATCATCTCATGCAAAATTAGGCAAGCCATCAGTCATCTTTTTAGATGAAATAGATGCTCTTTGTCCTCGCCGGGATTCTAG AAGGGAGCAAGAAATTCGTGTAGCCTCGCAGCTCTTTATGTTGATGGATTCAATTAAATCATCATCAACATCTGTATCACATGTTGTGGTGGTAGCATCAACCAATAG GCCAGATTCTATTGATCCAGCTTTAAGAAGGGCGGGACGTTTTGATGCTGAAATTGAAGTAACAACGCCTACTGAGGAAGAGCGGTTGCATATTCTCAAG CTTTATACAAAAAAGCTTCAATTGGATGTGAGTGTCGACCTTCGAGCCATTGCTGCATCTTGTAATGGTTATGTTGGGGCAGATTTAGAGGCTTTGTGTCGTGAAGCTGCAATGTCTGCAGTAAGAAAGTGCGCTGATTCAAATCTGGACGAAGGCTCTTACAGCATTAGTATGGAAGATTGGAAGCATGCAAGATCAGTGGTTGGTCCTAGTATAACTAGGGGTGTTACTGTTGAAATCCCCAATGTTTCTTGGGAAGATATTGGAGGGTTGAAAGACATAAAG AAAAGGCTTCAGCAAGCTGTTGAATGGCCTTTAAAACACTCTGAAACATTTGAACGGCTGGGAGTATCACCTTTCCGTGGAATCCTTCTTCATGGACCACCAGGTTGCTCGAAAACGACCCTTGCTAAAGCTGCTGCTCATGCTGCCCAAGCTTCATTCTTTTCCTTGAG TGGTGCAGAGCTGTACTCTATGTATGTTGGTGAGGGTGAAGCTTTACTGCGCAATACTTTCCGAAGAGCTCGCCTTGCAGCACCAAGTATAATATTCTTTGATGAGGCGGATGTAGTTGCAACCAAAAG AGGAGGAAGTTCAAGTGGAAGCAGTACAGTTGGAGAGAGACTTCTATCCACCCTCCTAACTGAAATGGATGGTTTAGAGCAGACTAAA GGAATTCTTGTTTTGGCTGCCACAAATCGCCCCCACGCAATTGATGCTGCACTGATGCGACCTGGAAGATTTGATCTT GTTCTTTATGTCCCCCCTCCTGATTTGGAAGCTCGATTTGAGATTCTTTGTGTTCATACGCGAGATATGAAATTAAGTGATGATGTTAATCTCAGGCAAATTGCAGAAGACACAGAGCTCTTCACTGGAGCTGAGCTGGAAGGGCTATGCAGAGAAGCTGGAATAGTTGCTCTGAGAGAAAACATATCAGCTACAGTTGTGTGTGATCGACACTTCCAAATAGTCAAGAGGTCGCTAAAGCCAGCACTTACCGCAAAAGAGGTTGCTTCGTATTCTTCCTTTATGAAGAATCCGTCTAGGAGGTCCGCAGATTCATTTGAAACCAGCTCCAAAGAGAGTGACAAGCAAACCAAGAACTTATTAGTTTTGGCCAGTCCTGTTACAATCGGTATCATTAGTGTTGTACTGTACATTGGTGTGAGATACTTTCTAATGCCTACTGAAACATTGTCGAGGGAACTAAGGAGTACATAG